A genomic window from Camelus ferus isolate YT-003-E chromosome X, BCGSAC_Cfer_1.0, whole genome shotgun sequence includes:
- the BMP15 gene encoding bone morphogenetic protein 15, with the protein MVLFSILRILLLWGLVLFMEHMVQMTQVGQPSVALLPEATTLPLIRELLEEVPGKQQRKPPVLGHPLRYMLELYQRSADMHGHPRENRTIGATMVRLVKPLANVARHLRGPWHIQTLDFPLRLNRVAHKLVRATVVYRHQFHLAHFHLSCHVEPWVQKSPTHHFPPSGRVSSRPSLLPKAWTEMDITPHVGQKLWNNQGRRVLRLRFVCQQPKGSEVSEFQWQGTSLLDTAFLLLYFNDTQSVQMARLLPRGLEEFPERNSSLLLRRARQAGSTSSQVPGPSREHDGPESNQCSLHPFQVSFRQLGWDHWIIAPHFYTPNYCKGVCPRVLHYGLNSPNHAIIQNLVNELVDPSVPRPSCVPYKYVPISVLLIEANGSILYKEYEDMIAQSCTCR; encoded by the exons ATGGTCCTTTTCAGCATCCTTAGAATCCTTCTTCTTTGGGGACTGGTGCTTTTTATGGAACACATGGTCCAAATGACACAGGTAGGGCAGCCCTCTGTTGCCCTACTGCCTGAGGCCACTACTTTGCCCCTGATTCGGGAGCTGCTGGAAGAAGTCCCTGGCAAGCAGCAGAGGAAGCCACCGGTCCTAGGGCATCCCTTGCGGTATATGCTGGAGTTGTACCAGCGTTCAGCTGATATGCATGGGCATCCTAGGGAGAACCGCACCATCGGGGCCACCATGGTGAGGCTGGTGAAGCCATTGGCAAATGTAGCAAGGCATCTCAGAG GCCCCTGGCACATACAGACCCTGGACTTTCCTCTGAGACTGAACCGAGTAGCACACAAACTAGTAAGGGCCACTGTGGTTTACCGTCATCAATTTCACCTAGCTCACTTCCACCTCTCCTGCCACGTGGAGCCCTGGGTCCAGAAAAGCCCAACCCATCACTTTCCTCCTTCAGGAAGAGTCTCCTCAAGGCCTTCCCTGTTGCCCAAAGCTTGGACAGAGATGGATATCACGCCACATGTTGGGCAAAAGCTCTGGAACAATCAGGGGCGCAGGGTCCTACGACTCCGCTTCGTGTGTCAGCAGCCTAAAGGGAGTGAAGTTTCTGAGTTCCAGTGGCAGGGCACTTCATTGTTGGACACTGCCTTCTTATTACTCTATTTCAATGACACTCAAAGTGTTCAGATGGCCAGGCTTCTCCCCCGAGGCCTGGAAGAGTTTCCAGAGAgaaattcttctcttcttttgcGGAGGGCCCGGCAAGCAGGCAGCACGTCATCTCAGGTTCCTGGCCCCTCCAGGGAGCATGACGGGCCTGAAAGTAACCAGTGCTCCCTTCACCCTTTCCAAGTCAGCTTCCGCCAGCTGGGCTGGGATCACTGGATCATTGCACCCCATTTCTATACCCCAAACTACTGTAAGGGAGTCTGCCCTCGGGTACTACACTACGGTCTCAATTCTCCCAATCACGCCATCATCCAGAACCTTGTCAATGAACTGGTGGACCCCAGTGTCCCTCGGCCCTCCTGTGTCCCTTATAAGTATGTTCCCATTAGTGTCCTTCTGATTGAGGCGAATGGGAGTATCTTGTACAAGGAGTATGAGGATATGATTGCCCAGTCCTGCACATGCAGGTGA